In Pocillopora verrucosa isolate sample1 chromosome 13, ASM3666991v2, whole genome shotgun sequence, one genomic interval encodes:
- the LOC131776960 gene encoding uncharacterized protein, translated as MAERRVNDRGQNQDDNAVPAAIRNSNMSEECIVLLEELIRSNRALASENEKLRQQQECSNKSNLEALQRIENRLETGDNGAKVRRRQNRQKRRTIVVPPACRRAVRRIYKLLLKKDDFGGFYLDEEVNSDNNYGIFERTVEQVVHQQGGPEKCPWTKDIIEAALQRYFKTCLETLKLKSSNRYEAHKQKTRKSGRQREKLMRRTTAMELVNWADQHEKGRVAEVLVMEAMSSEESCYEDDNINNSKLTKYSVHRLQWESRRMKKIKKKLDKAYKKKLTSRAKERILPRVDGQPSLRCPPTENFPGWAIRQ; from the exons ATGGCAGAAAGACGAGTAAACGATCGTGGACAAAATCAAGATGATAATGCGGTTCCAGCGGCAATTAGAAATAGTAACATGTCCGAAGAATGCATCGTACTGCTGGAGGAATTGATCCGCAGCAACCGGGCTCTGGCGAGCGAAAATGAAAAGCTGCGGCAGCAGCAAGAGTGCAGCAACAAATCAAACTTAGAGGCTCTTCAGCGGATTGAGAACCGTCTTGAAACTGGTGATAATGGAGCCAAAGTCCGTCGGCGCCAAAATAGACAGAAGCGAAGGACGATAGTAGTTCCACCAGCTTGTCGA AGAGCTGTGAGAAGGATAtataaacttcttttaaaaaaagacgacTTTGGTGGATTTTATCTTGACGAAGA AGTAAATTCTGATAACAACTATGGAATTTTTGAGCGCACAGTAGAGCAGGTTGTACATCAACAGGGAGGACCTGAAAAGTGTCCCTGGACAAAGGATATCATTGAAG CTGCTTtacaaagatattttaaaacgtGCCTAGAAACACTTAAGCTGAAGAGCAGTAATCGCTATGAGgcacataaacaaaaaacaagaaagagtgGTCGCCAAAGAGAG aagttaATGAGACGAACTACAGCCATGGAGCTGGTCAACTGGGCTGACCAGCATGAAAAGGGGAGAGTGGCAGAGGTTCTTGTGATGGAGGCGATGAGCAGTGAAGAAAGCTGTTATGAGGATGATAATATAAATAactcaaaattaacaaaatactCTGTCCATCGCCTTCAATGGGAGAgtagaagaatgaaaaaaataaaaaaaaaacttgataaggCCTATAAGAAAAAACTCACTTCAAGAGCTAAGGAGAGAATCCTACCCAGAGTTGATGGGCAACCTTCCCTGAGATGCCCAccaactgaaaattttccaggGTGGGCAATAaggcagtaa
- the LOC131793536 gene encoding uncharacterized protein, giving the protein MADSYQVLAICMLLVAISCVSRARDCIPVHGYESCACYFPAVNDTREYVNLLPLKINSSSPRFTSKTENDWYISYSPCAEFSEFVGENSTSTSSCSKTSVARWTNLSAHQCDSLGDEASGKFEMDVHNEFVQSNLTLKFQNSKSKHRAVISLICNQSLPQNEAVFEYVGTINVPVDTYYLSLTSACCCQGKCGIPPAIPYTAKTPTGSSSKSGGLKSWEIAVITVGGVLLLVLIACLVIFCGKKRRAYQTI; this is encoded by the exons ATGGCAGATTCATATCAAGTCCTAGCTATTTGCATGTTACTGGTGGCAATCAGCTGTGTTTCGCGCGCGCGTGATTGTATCCCTGTGCACGGATATGAGAGTTGCGCGTGCTATTTTCCAGCAGTTAATGACACAAGGGAATATGTCAACCTTCTACCATTGAAGATAAATTCGTCTTCTCCAAG GTTTACAAGTAAGACCGAGAACGATTGGTACATATCTTACAGTCCGTGTGCTGAATTCAGTGAGTTTGTTGGGGAAAACAGTACCAGCACCAGCTCTTGTTCTAAGACTTCG GTTGCCAGATGGACTAACTTATCCGCTCATCAGTGTGATAGTTTGGGTGATGAAGCcagtggaaaatttgaaatggatGTTCACAATGAGTTTGTCCAATCAAATCTTACCCTTAAATTTCA GAATTCCAAAAGTAAACATAGAGCTGTGATTTCATTAATCTGCAATCAATCTTTACCACAAAATGAGGCGGTCTTTGAATATGTTGGCACCATAAATGTTCCAGTGGATACATAT TACTTGTCATTGACCAGTGCTTGCTGTTGTCAAGGAAAATGTGGAATTCCTCCTG cAATCCCTTACACAGCAAAAACACCCACAG GCTCGTCGTCTAAGTCTGGAGGCCTTAAAAGTTGGGAAATAGCTGTGATAACGGTTGGAGGTGTCCTTTTGTTGGTCTTGATCGCATGTTTGGTGATTTTTTGCGGCAAAAAGAGACGAGCATACCAAACGATTTAA
- the LOC131783868 gene encoding histidine N-acetyltransferase-like has product MNTELTFRLAQNSDFDEILKLSEGVYDGQDYLPIRFHNWMQMDNVAVILAHANEKLVGLVQCSVVDNGRTAVRQAARTLTEFRGQGVYKRLSKAMNEYVRRHYPDVQREIFASTVCPSLAREITQMTIIRTSAVNKKLFALSSIKVNFSDLIEPCTKEYLCDTIFSSPVAQKLFADNPIVLDRIPMEASQSNIDHFQRELGQDFYFAVDKCGEDGIPRSVSFGALLPRVGCTDWTVTIYTSDPSLYEAQVTHQLQHAFNVVEDDFFISFTQDKRLSNRGRRLLREYLPQVEFDKAQSTFFLCENMIQS; this is encoded by the coding sequence ATGAATACTGAACTTACATTTCGCCTTGCTCAAAACAGCGATTTTGACGAGATCCTAAAACTATCAGAGGGTGTTTATGATGGCCAAGACTATCTTCCAATCAGATTTCATAACTGGATGCAAATGGACAACGTTGCGGTGATATTAGCTCACGCGAACGAAAAACTTGTTGGACTGGTTCAGTGCTCGGTTGTTGACAATGGAAGAACAGCAGTTCGACAGGCCGCCAGGACATTAACGGAGTTTCGTGGTCAGGGTGTGTACAAACGGCTATCAAAAGCAATGAACGAGTACGTACGAAGACATTACCCGGATGTACAGCGAGAGATATTCGCATCCACAGTGTGTCCTTCCCTCGCGAGAGAAATTACACAGATGACAATTATTAGGACTTCTGCTGTAAATAAGAAGCTCTTCGCACTCAGCTCTATCAAAGTTAATTTCTCAGACCTGATAGAGCCTTGTACTAAAGAGTACCTCTGTGACACGATCTTTTCAAGCCCTGTTGCTCAGAAATTGTTTGCCGATAACCCCATTGTACTTGATCGGATTCCCATGGAGGCTTCGCAATCAAACATCGATCATTTCCAACGTGAACTCGGTCAAGATTTCTATTTCGCTGTCGACAAATGTGGCGAAGATGGTATTCCCAGATCTGTCAGTTTTGGTGCTCTGTTACCAAGGGTAGGATGCACTGATTGGACTGTCACTATTTATACGAGTGATCCAAGCTTATACGAAGCTCAAGTTACTCATCAACTACAGCATGCGTTCAATGTTGTTGAAgacgatttttttatttctttcaccCAAGACAAACGTTTGTCAAATCGAGGAAGAAGACTTCTCAGAGAATATTTGCCTCAGGTGGAATTTGACAAAGCACAGTCCACTTTCTTCCTTTGTGAAAATATGATTCAGTCTTGA